The genomic segment TATGGAGAAGTTTGTCCAAGCAAGTATATAAGAATTTGTTATTGGATGACaacataaaactattttatatcaTAAGCGCGTTGCCATTTTCCTTAAAATTTCatccttatttttaaattgtaactTTTAATAGGTCAAGCCCTACTGCTGTTAGAGGTTAACAAATTATAACtatattgtttgatattttcAGGGATCCAGAGGTTTTGGACATTGGTGTTCATGAAGTTCTTCCCCGGTTATTCAAATAAAAGATGCCCCGATCTTAGTGTACTTCACTAGTACTTGGTGTATATTTATTTCGTAAGGTAGAAATGACAGGCTCACTTGAAGATTTGCTTGTTCAACAAATACAGATGGAATTTGGTGATGTTTTGTTTGTGTTCTTGGGATGTGGCAATTGCTGGCAAGCTTGTGTGCTTCATAATTTTGTTAGatccatatataatttattaattatttgaagttATCCAAGCCATCAAGGAGTTGCACTTTTGGTACTTTTTTTCACAATTGGCTTTCTGTTCTTCTGGTTTGGAAGCTTTGGCCTTTAGTTTGTTTGTGCTGTTATATTTTGACAGGGGAAGTATTCAAGCAGTTAGCAtagatattttatatgtaaCTTTTGTGGTTCAGATACGAATATTGAGTTTGATGGTGGATGTCCAAATTTAAATcaactatttatttatgtatcCTCTTTCCATTGTAGAATAAAATGGTCTATTCATACTATAATCATATATTCATAGTAGTATGAAAGAACGTTCTTTCATAGTATCCTATTGAACATAATCACTGAGGTTATTCAAATTTTGAACAGAAATATTTGTCtggtattaaatattattgtatggTTAAAAAGTTCTATTTTATCCATATAAATGAGAGATTCAGGTGCCCTgcaaaatataagataaaaatatctGTTTCATATGTGAATggattaggaaaaaaaatgtgacaGTGTTAGAGCTCATAGTTTGTCCATAATGGTTGACGTCATTTATTTGGGAGGCATGTCTGTCAACATCCAATTTTGTCATTTATTTGGCTTAAATGAGGTCCCAGCAAAAGTGGATCATGTTCTTGACTAGTGATTACAAAAGAACATTCATGTGGGTCACTCAGTCTTTGTATGCCAAAGGATCAATGAAAACATTATTGGTATGAGCATAAGAGGAAATCAAAGCACTAGCAGAATTATCAGAGATGCAAAAAACTTGGTATAAGTTGCTCAACCCTAAACTATTATGCTTACTTTGTAGAATTTCACAGTTTGGTCTTTCTGTTATCTGTTAATAGTCTCAAATAATATGGAAAGATACTCCATTACTAGGTAGATTCTTCATTGGTATAAAccgtattttatttttgaagtattTAATATAAGTGCCTACTCATTTGAGACTACTGGTTAAGCTGGAAAAATCTCTGTTACTGTGTACACAAGTTGGATACATGTTTAATATAGGTTTATACTGAACTTGAATGTGATACTAGTTAAGTTAGAAGTCCTGTGTTTGTATATGTAGGTTAGGTTAATATGCATGTTTAATGGTTATTTATTGTGTGAAATATCCATAAGAAAATAGGAATACTATTGGATACAGCAACACTGCTAGTATTGATTGTTCAGGTTTGAGATgatatatgttaaattattttttcaggTTTGGAACTAAAGTACTGATTTTTACGAAGAAATCTTTcattgaaaaagtaaaagtttCGGATATCCTACGTTTTTTGGGACTTGGACATAAATTTAGGCATGTTGTCTGATAAAAACTATTAAGTTAAAGTTGATTTAgtaatatcttcatttttttaaaattaattgccTAAACTTGATCATTTAATACAATGTgtctttatatttatctttgttACAAATTATCAAAATGAATTTAACCTTTTCGATAttgtatatttaagtttaagCAATtgtactattttctttttatttggaaCTCAAGATAAGAGATTAAATActtgataatattatatattttttaatttataaattttgttaaagatatttaataaatatgatataccatgaaaaataaatattagtgaatgtaacatattaaaatatagcataatattatatcattgattaatcacatataataatatgatagatcAGTTCTTCAAGAGTTagtaaagtatttaaaattacagttatccaaaataatcataaaactaaaaactttacaaAGTACCATAAGTCTGATACAAAACATAGACataaaccgaacggttataCAACACCCTGTATAAAACGATTGGTTTACAAAAGATAAGCTAAGCATATTCACCGATCAGTCCAATCTAAAACTAAATACAACTGGTGACCGAGCGGTTCTAACCTATGCAGCAGGATCCTCGCCTTTCAACGTTTCCTCCACCGAACACTCAGTGCCTTCTACTCACATCCGCAGGATGGTCATTGCAAAGGAAAGGTAATCGAGAGAACAATATaagacaaaacaagaaagtagggtaagctaatgtaatttaattataaacacatcTATACATTTCATGCAAGTTCAAATCGTACGAAACCGAAcgttgcatcctgcaaacaccGAATACAAGCAATCATATACAAGCCTAacaccaataatcatgcatagACCAAACATCTGACTTGACCATTcagattgtatgaatatgtagttACAGTCGTCCTTGCACTTGTGGTAGTATAACAGCTAACACCAATCAAGCTACTACCCAAGGTTAATCCTATAATACCTACCTCGACACCCTGAGGTGataggacctcctgctattctcacaaATGAAATATCTCTCTATGTGAGAAAGATACTCATAGAATTTCAGGATGGACGCTAGCTTAGcaatatccatattcatactttacaattcaataACCATCCGCGAGACATTCcgccttggaattctcttccacagtATTTGAAAGCATAATTCTCATAACTTAACATACACAGTCAttcatcaattatattttcactcataaaaaagataaaacctGTGAACATTGGAGACCGAACACCTTCACACTTACCAAAGGgacaggaccgaacggtccataataaataaaattgaagaaatacCCGAACGTTATTACTGACCGACCACTATATAAAAACCAACTACTAATAATTTAGCCCACATCTGAAGAGCTTAAACCGAACACTCATAGCTCAATTCGAACGATAAAAGATTTTATACTGAATGTGTACATGACCGAACACTACCAAAGAAATACATGACCGAGCGCTACAGACAACGACCAACACAcctaaaaccgaacgttcaacattGGTAACACTAAAGAGACCAAACCCGGTAAGTGACCAATCAGGCTGATCGCTATTAATAATGTATACTATTAAAATCGAACGCTAAATATAAGACTactaaggacgaacgttaataCCAACTCGAAGATTACTGAGgttgaaaaacaaatattttgaaaacggAAAGCCAATACTAAACCGAGCACACTAAGTTAAAATATCACTACAAACCTAATATTACTAAACCCGATTTCAAGACTTGACCGAGCGCTCGATAATGAGCACTCTACTCCCTACAATTCTTCAGAACTTCTCAACCAGTTCACAGGTATCGGCAATACacataaaacaaacaaatattaatttattcacACATACACATGTTCAACCAAGCATTTCAATCATAAAcgaacataattaaattactagcttCCTTTACCTCGAATAAACCAGACACTTCCTAAGCTTCCACTGTGTTGACTAACCAGAAATTAGCTTCTAAGGCAACCTACTACTTTCTGATCGGTGAAAAGGAACTAACCAGACAATCAAAGACAGAAAACAAACTCAGAGAAGTAGATAATGAACACATGCAAGCTTGAACAGTGCTTCCATATATCGGAAAATACAAAAACTTCAAAGAACGAGTGAATTTAACTTACCAACTCCAAATAACAACTTGATTGGTGAAAAGAAAAACTCTTGCCACCAGGAAACTCAAGCACGGTCTAAATTGATgatcagaagaaaaagaagatgagaatttgtagagagaagaaaaattttagagagaaggaggagaaaataaaACTCAGAAATTTGGAGAGAAGAGGTGCATGCAGAAAATGGTCGGAAACTTTGAAAAGTTTACTTATATACTACCGTCAAAAACCGATCGGTCCAACCAACTGCATACACCTGGATTCCACTTTTCTCTGAATTTAATGATCTGATAGTGagtgttaataaatattataaatttaaatttttacttttcgAACAAATATAATCATGTTCTTGTCAATCCtagctaaaaaaaataatattttttctaattttcgtTCACcccaaaatcttaaaattaattttaaagactattttaatttttttaaatgtttctaATGTTTACTGAAAATAAACTCAGATCACTGAACtctatcattttaaataaaaacgtTTCCTAGTTTGTCCACTTATAGCGTGGTGATATATGTACTTTTCTATAAATGTATTTTAGTGTTATTTGAAAAGACAAAACCCTTAGATGACCTacttattaatgttattataattggATTAGTAATTCAACCAATTGAGGTATTGGATTAAGGAGTTAATGATTTGACCACATAAAtcattgattaaatttaaaattatatatatttaatatggttgtttatattaaataaagtgTCTTTGGAGAATTAATATGCATTTCCTTTGATAATCCATgctatttttacattatttgatAGCTTAAGTACCAATTTATTTCAAATGATAAGTAGTTTATGCCAGTCTGTTACTATATAACTCTGTCCATTTGTAGGCCTGCATGTGCTATACATTATAACACTTGTGTGTTAATGACAGGGTATACAACATGGCTCcaacttataataatattgCAATAACAACACTTCTGCATAAGATTTAATCTTATCTTCTAAATAGCTTGTTTAGAATAAGACATTCAAACATCTAAAGTGCACAATGCTTTTATGGTTGAGAAACTAAGTGTGAGTTCAAGTCCCATattagatagaaatgagaaagtagaacattatataaagatgaaagatccATTAACCCATTGTCTTTAAGTTGTTGGGTATAGAGTGGTGCTAATCCCTTATGTGGTTGAGCTCCGATGTCATTGGTGCTTGTGTCTCTCTAGACCCAACAAATGTTGCTACATCTGTTTTATTTTTGATGCATTAAAGTGTGTATTACACTGATATTTGAATAGTTTACACCATTTGACACATTTCACCTTAAATGTCAAGAATATCATTTAATAAGTAAAAGAAGTTAACATTATTAggttaaaatgattatattcatttattttttaagttttgagactACAACATGTAACAATTTGATCCAAATAGAAGTTTCAATTATGTGTTGagtttaagaactaaaaacatgtttaatctatgtttataactataattatgaGGAATAATGTCCAAATACAATTGCTGTTAGGAAATATCCGACTTTGCACAATTTATACACAGTTCACAAACAGTTAAAATCTGTTCTCGTAGTCGTAGTGTAATCCACATGACAGTAAATACAAGAAGACACTCTTCAAACTTTGAACTTCActcaaaaataaagaaaggaaaatcctTGGAAGCTAGGACCCTTAATTTGTAAATGCAGAGTCTAAAAGATTAATTTGCTGCAAAACGGGTACTCTGTTGCAGTGGAAAGTCCATGAGGCTGCAGCTAAAACAAGCAATAGTGAAACCTTATCAGATCAAACAGTATTAACAAAACTAAGTGACATGACCTAGCCTTTATGCAAGACTATTATTGTTAATAGACATGGTTCCTTTGAGTTGTTTTTGTGTTGCCCTATCAATTCAGTTTTGTGGTGAGAACATGTCACATGAGATTGGTTAGTAGCAGTACTCACATCAGGATCATGTGCAGTAGTAATTAGAGTTTGTGAGCACTGTGCTTGTAGAGCCACACTCACTGACTATGGACCTGTCAAGCTTTATTGACCAAGGATATTGGTAGTTTTGAGCAGTGACACCAACATGAGAAGATGACCTCTGCATCCTGACTGGCTTTGGGACATTTCTCCCTTCCATTGAAGCCCTTCTTCTGCTTGGCTGCCTCTCAACAGAATCTGGCCTTGCCTTTGGTGCACTCTGTGATCTGGCTTTGGCCCTTGATGATTCTGTGTTGGCCATGTAGTTTGGAAATAAAGGGTAGTCATAGGACATGGCTTCTGTGTAGGCTGGTTTAGGGAAGGAAAAAGGTAGCTTTGTGTTGTTGTAATAGGGACTGCTTTGTGCTGTGCTGAAGGAACAATCCTCAAAATGACCACTGTATGCTCTCGGACTCAATTCTGTCAGTGTTGATGGTGCAGGTGATGCATTGTAGTTTTCCTCCTTTGAGTATGAACCATTTGATGAGTAATATGTAGAAAATCTGTGATCAGAAAGTTCTCGATTTGGAGAGCTTTTTCTGCCTCTGGAGTTAGCTTTGGATTCGCAAACAGCCAGCTCAACAATCTTGGCATTCTCTTCCAATTCCAGACCACTTTCCATTTCCTAGATGAACAAACAGAACATTCTATATCAATCAAACAGAAGAGCTTATTGTTattttccttccttttctttttgtctggccagactaaattaatttagtttccaAATTCAACAGTGCAAGATATTCTTCGCATAAAAGAAGCAACTCTATATTGTGTCTTGCATGATTTGAATAGTACTAAGTCTGTTTTCGTTTATAATTGCTACAAAGTGTTTTTCCAGTTAATTCAGAAtgaaaatttatcattttctcaCTACCTTAGGCAGAAAAGACCAATGTTTATCAGAAATTTttcatgtaaaattttaaaagaaaccATGCTTCTGCAATTTGAAAGGTAGTCAGTTGGCAGCAGTTATTGAACTCACATTATACATGTGCATGAAGAAGTTGTCCTCTGGGGACATTCTGTAGGGTGAAAGATTTTGATCAACCTTTCCTTCTGACACGATCCTTGCCCTCTGAGCACGAGCCCTGGCTTGTGCTACGACCAAAGCCTGCATGCATCTTAGTGTCTCCCTGGCCTGTTTTCTCACCAAGTGACCCCTCACCAGTGCCTGCAACTTCACCAGTCCTCTAAGAGCACACAGTGCCTTTCTTGCCTATTGCAGAAACATTGAAGTATTAGTCACACGCACATACCAGTATCAGTTCTCTACACACAAAGTCCAATATTAGCCTATCGGGTCTGAGAAAAAAAGTTTCTGTTTTCATTTCTTGTTTTCATCGTCTCCTGTTTTCTGAAATATATACAGAATAAAGTGAACAAAAGTTGAAGAgatgttgttttttttcaaaccaaACAACTCCAAATGACATAACATACCAAGTAGGACCGAAAAACTGACTGAATTTTAATGGCTGCAGCCTCTTCAATACTTGTTGACGATATATTGGAATCAGGAGTCAAGCAGATGATAGCAGGCACCAGAGCCACCACAGTGTCATGTTTCCTTTGATCATTCTCAGCATCTGTGGTGGTAGTTTGCACTGTCACTGAGGCAGTGACACCAGATTCTGCAAGATTCAGTTCCCTGGAAGCTGATGATCTCCTGAAACTCCACCTTCTTTTCTCCTTGGgggttgttgttgttattgttgttgttgaagaaGCAGGAGTTGTTGGATTCTCTGTTGTTCCATTTAACAGACACAAGTTTGTACTacatttttccttctctttttctctgtcTCTCTTCCCTGTCAACAAGTTCCTGAGCCATTTGCCTGTCCTCCCCATCTCTTTCAAAACATGAATAGCATAAAAAACTCTGAAGAAAGTAACAAAATGAAATGCAAGATTTATTCACATCTGTTATTGACATGTTGCTTTCAATACCATGGTCCCCATCTGATGCTAAATTTAGCTCAGCCCCCCTCAACTTATTCCATCACAACTATCTCTTTCAGTGCATATTTGGGTCCCTGTCCACGTAACTGG from the Vigna angularis cultivar LongXiaoDou No.4 chromosome 3, ASM1680809v1, whole genome shotgun sequence genome contains:
- the LOC108325100 gene encoding protein IQ-DOMAIN 19, which gives rise to MGRTGKWLRNLLTGKRDREKEKEKCSTNLCLLNGTTENPTTPASSTTTITTTTPKEKRRWSFRRSSASRELNLAESGVTASVTVQTTTTDAENDQRKHDTVVALVPAIICLTPDSNISSTSIEEAAAIKIQSVFRSYLARKALCALRGLVKLQALVRGHLVRKQARETLRCMQALVVAQARARAQRARIVSEGKVDQNLSPYRMSPEDNFFMHMYNEMESGLELEENAKIVELAVCESKANSRGRKSSPNRELSDHRFSTYYSSNGSYSKEENYNASPAPSTLTELSPRAYSGHFEDCSFSTAQSSPYYNNTKLPFSFPKPAYTEAMSYDYPLFPNYMANTESSRAKARSQSAPKARPDSVERQPSRRRASMEGRNVPKPVRMQRSSSHVGVTAQNYQYPWSIKLDRSIVSECGSTSTVLTNSNYYCT